The segment CAGTATCTGTATTGCTTTATCTAATTTCAATGCTTGTACTATTCCACCTCATTAACAAATCAATACTAATTCATTCATTCAATGTAATAAACAAACAATTAAGTAATTAACTCTGGAACCTCTTGATGGTCCCTGTGAAACCATGAGAGTCGGGGACAGTGCAGAGAACAACAGCAGCTACTGTCCAGAAACAGCTGACGATGTTCAAGGAAAATGACAGTTTGGTCTGTTGGTAGTGGAGAAAAACACAGAATCACCTCACTATTCAATTGGTATATTTATGATGTGTAATATTTTCATAATCATTTATAATAATCTACAATTATTTCATATTTGATCCATGACTGAATGTAGATATATTTGGAAAGCTGGAACTTACCACACACATACTTGGAGAATGACCTGCAGCATAGGTCAGCATTCCGGCAGCAACAAACTTTATAAAACAAAGATGTTTTTTTGTTCCTTCATTATTTGAGAGACTGATGACAAATTCAATCAACAGTACATGTATTATCCTCATTGTAGAGTTCACACTTCACACACAATGCACACTGACGACAGGAGAGAATAACGGATAGAGACGACACAAAGCTTTGGTCCAACATCGGCTGTATCAACATGTGTCTATTCCAATAATTGATGATGACACAAACTACCTTGTGGGCTGATCGCAGTGGTTCTTACCAGGACACTGGGCATGGTGTAGATCAGTACTAATGGGCTTTGCTGGACAAACAGTAGCCCCAGAATCAAGACAAGGACTCCAGCAATGAGCTGAGCCGCCTAAAACGAGAAGAAGAAGATGTAATCAGACAGATGAGAAAATATCCCAGAAACTGGCCCTCACATGAACATATACCAAATGTTCAACGTAACTTCTGCTCATCATGAATGTATTTTAATCATCCACAGATTAGCCTGAAGTACATTTATAATCGGCTGTATAGGAACATGTTTGCCATTCGTACCCCCAGAGCTTTAGGCTGACCCTTGAGGAAGACCTTGTAGACATCTTTGAAGACACAGTGGAAGTTCTCAGGCATCAGCTGGCCCTCCTGAGCATCTCTGAGACTGCCCAGAGGTATAGTGATGACCATGCACTCATCTGACTGAAATGTGTACTTCATTTACCTGGGAACAATACATTTCATTAAagggagaaaaataaaataaaactactTTAGTGAATATAGAGGAAGACAAGTACTTCCAATGACATAATTAGTAAACCATTAATAGGTCATTAGTAGGCAATGCCTCCTCACAACTGGTCAAAATCACACGATGCACaatgatgatgtcattggaaacacgtCTTTCTCTATATTTTTTTACTACAGAACATAGAAATGcaccattttcacatatgttgatgttggggtggtgctggagacgATGAATATGAAGTTTCCCTTTATTAACACATCATGTAGacaataacactactgatgtgATGAGGACACTGTAATGTAACGTTACCAATAAAAACTACCGTAATAATGTTGCTGAAATAAACCATAAACTGTTGTAATAACTCTATAAACATTGTACTTAAATGGAAACACGTCATGAATAATGGAAGGTAATAGGAAGAAAAAGGTTTCATGAAGTTTACAAACCTGCCGCTGTTCGTTTCTAACTTTATGGAGGAAGTCACACTTGGAGGGCGTCTGCGCTGGTCTGGTAAGCAAGCTGTGATGGACAAAAAACATTTTCATacacatgcacagagagagagagagagagagagagagagaaccagagagggagagagagagagagagagaaccagagagggagagagagagagagagaatgagagagagacagagaatgagagagagagaatgagagagagaaccagagggagagagagagagagacagagaaccagagagggagagtgagagagagagagaaccagagagggggagagagagagagaaccagagagggggagagagagagagatccagagagggagagagagagagagagagagagagagaaccagagagagagagagagagaatcagagagggggagagagagagagaaccagagagggggagagagagagagatccagagagggagaaagagaaagagagagagagaaccagagagagagagagaaccagagagagagagagagagagagaaccagagagagagagagagaaccagagagggagagagagtgcacTGAGAGAAATTCTGTTTGTTGAAAACACTCAAGCTGAGTGGATGAGCTCCGGGTACAAGGTGAACTGAATTCACGGGTGGAAAACTTCTTCAGAAACTGAATAGTCTACATACAACAAAGTTCATTAAGTGTTGTAGTGTGTTTCTGAGCGcttcacaccatctctctcatcACCTGAAACTAACAGCACATGTGGTTTGAACAATTGGAGGACGTGGCGCCTCTGGTCTTTAAATCAGCAGATATCTCATCTGATAGGGTGGCCATTGTGGTCAACAGTTTAGAAGAGCTTCCTCCACGTCAATAGAGGAAGTTGTGAGAAGCCAACCATTACAGGGCACAGACACAGTGATGCTGAAGAAGGCACTTCAAGTGCATATTTTTTAGGGTACAACAGTAGGAGCATTAAATCAACTCTGGTGAGTGTGAATGTGAGAAATGTCAATATAATAATAGTGATAGttttaatgtaaatgtatatcatATGAATGCAGTTGTCAATATTTCATGTTAATGATCCTATATGTAAAAATAGGCGAGACACTCGGATTTCTCTCACAACAGTTTCAAGCTAAATGTAGGCTATAATGACTGTTTTGATAAGATATTGatggtgatgttgttgatgatgatgatgttgatgatgttgatgatgatggtggtggtggtgatgacgaTGAATTCAGGAGATAAAAACATGATCAGGACTATTTTAGACAATAATACATTGGATGATAATTATTATGATTGTTGCAATTAAAGAAATAGATGAAGGGTGTACAGTATATAATAGATATATCAAACTGTTATGATTGTTGCAATTAAAGAAATAGATGAAGGGTGTACAGTATATAATAGATATATATCAAACTGTTTTGCATTATAACTTCAGAAGTTTATACTCATCATAACCCCACAGGTATTGTGACTGAGACGTCATGGCTTGTGCAGACATCCCTATGGACATCCTGGGTCCTGAATCTGAGGAGCAGGAATACGAGGAGGCCGGGGACCAGAGAGGAGAAGCACTGATCAAGTATTACCAAGCAACTGAACTAATGCCTGCTCCCAAAGGACCACTCCATGACCTGTTGCTGAAGCAGCCTGCTGTGTTGGGGGTACGACCATAGATACTAAGAGCTCAATATAACACCATATTATACTGCTCTTTATCTATGAGTATAGACACTAAGAGCTCTATATAATCTTATGCTCTTTATCTATGACCATAGACACTAAGAGCTCTATATAATCTTATGCTCTTTATCTATGACCATAGATACTAAGAGCTCAATATAACACCATATTATACTGCTCTTTATCTATGAGTATAGACACTAAGAGCTCTATATAATCTCATGCTCTTTATCTATGACCATAGACACTAAGAGCTCTATATAATATCATGCTCTTTATCTATGAGTATAGACACTATGAGCTCTATATAATCTCATGCTCTTTATCTATGGGCATAGATACTAAGAGCTCTATATAATCTCATGCTCTTTATCTATGGGCATAAATACTAAGAGCTCAATATAATCTTATGCTCTTTATCTATGAGCATAGATACTAAGAGCTCTATATAATCTCATGCTCTTTATCTATGACCATAGATACTAAGAGCTCAATATAATCTTATGCTCTTTATCTATGAGTATAGACACTATGAGCTCTATATAATCTCATGCTCTTTATCTATGACCATAGACACTATGAGCTCTATATAATCTCATGCTCTTTATCTATGGGCATAAATACTAAGAGCTCAATATAATCTTATGCTCTTTATCTATGAGCATAGATACTAAGAGCTCTATATAATCTCATGCTCTTTATCTATGACCATAGACACTATGAGCTCTATATAATCTCATGCTCTTTATCTATGGGCATAGATACTAAGAGATCTATATAATCTCATGTTCTTTATCTATGGGCATAAATACTAAGAGCTCAATATAATCTTATGCTCTTTATCTATGGGCATAGATACTAAGAGCTCTATATAATCTCATGTTCTTTATCTATGGGCATAAATACTAAGAGCTCAATATAATCTTATGCTCTTTGTCCATGGGCATAGATACTAAGAGCTCTATATAATCTATGGGCATAGCCGTGGGAAGTAGTTTGAGGGTGGGGGTGCTGTCACTTTTTCACTGACTAcgggactagtaaaggcccagcgCTAATTCTGTGATTTTTAAAAATACATGCACTACCGGTCAGAagatttagaacacctactcattcaagggtttttctttatttttactattttccacattgtataataatagcacatatggaatcacgtagtaaccaaaaaagtgttaaacaaatcaaaatatattttatatttgagattcttcaaagtagccaccctttgccttgatgaaagctttgcactctcttggcattctctcaaccagcttcatgaggtagtcacctggaatgcatttcaattaacaggtgtgccttcttaaaagttcatttgtggaatttcttacctttttaatgtgtttgagccaatcagttgtgttgtgacaaggtaggggtggtatacagaagagagccctatttggtgaaagaccaagtccatattatggcaagaacagctcaaataagcaaagataaatgacagtcctttattaactttaagacatgaagatcagtcaatccggaaaatgtcaagaactttgaaagtttcttcaagtgcagtcgcaaaaaccatcaagcgctatgatgaaactgtctctcatgaggaccaacacaggaatggaagacccagagttacctctgctgcagaggataagttcattagagttaccagcctcagaaattgcagcccaaataaatgcttcacagagttcaagtaacagacacgtctcaacgtcaactgtttcgaggagactgtgtgaatcaggccttcatggtcaaattgctgcaaagaaaccactactaaaggacaccattaagaagaagagacttgcttgggccaagaaacacgagcaatggacattagaccagtggaaatctgtcctttgaccCAACGTAGGAGAAAGTAAAAACGAAGAAagtgagtaggtgttctaaaacttgtgaccggtagtgtacatactgtatatatacagtatcagtccaaagtttggacacaccttctcattcaagggtttttcttcatttttactattttctacatatacgtacagtatatatatacatatttattttaatttaatttaatttattattCCGAGTTTTCAAGGGGTACTGcaacaccctcagcacccctacttcctatGTCTATTGGTACGACTCAGAGACAGGCCTTTACAGTGTCTCTGTTATATGTTAAGTGGACATGCACAGTGAGGGGAATTTCTAAAAGGAACTAATGCAATTATTGGTATGTTTGTTCATGAGGGAAGTGTGAAAGTCTATTTTGAATTGGGAACTGTTAACCAAACCTTTTTCTTTTAATTTAATGTATACTGTCTCATGAGTTCTCATGGTTCCAGGCCTGCATGAATGCCCATCTCAAGTTTATGGATAGTTTAGTCTCCATAGTTCTGACCTGTGTGATATTTAAATACCTTATCATGTAAGTCCTGTATTATACACTGTGATATTTAAATACCTTATCATGTATTATGCACTGAGATATTTAAATACCTGATCATGTAAGTCCTGTATTATACACTGTGATATTTAAATACCTTATCATGTAAGTCCTGAATTATACACTGTGATATTTAAATACCTTATCATGTATTATACACTGAGATATTTAAATACCTTATCATGCATTATACACTGTGATATTTAAATACCTTATCATTTAAGTCCTGTATTATACACTGTGATATTTCAATACCTTATCATTTAAGTCCTGTATTATACACTGTGATATTTAAATACCTTATCATGTATTATGCACTGAGATATTTAAATACCTTATCATGTAAGTCCTGTATTATACACTGTGATATTTAAATACCTGATCATGTAAGTCCTGTATTATACACTGATATATTTAAATACCTTATCATGTAAGTCCTGTATAATACACTGTGATATTTAAATACCTGATCATGTAAGTCCTGTATTATACACTGAGATATTTAAATACCTTATCATGTATTATACACTGAGATATTTAAATACCTTATCATGTATTATACCCTGTGATATTTAAATACCTTATCATGTATTATACACTGAGATATTTAAATACCTTATCAGGTATTATACCCTGTGATATTTAAATACCTTATCAGGTATTATACCCTGTGATATTTAAATACCTTATCATGTATTATACACTGAGATATTTAAATACCTTATCATGTATTATACACTGTGATATTTAAATACCTGATCATGTAAGTCCTGAATTATACACTGTGATATTTAAATACCTTATCATGTATTATACACTGAGATATTTAAATACCTTATCATGTAAGTCCTGTATAATACACTGTGATATTTAAATACCTGATCATGTAAGTCCTGTATTATACACTGAGATATTTAAATACCTTATCATGTATTATACACTGAGATATTTAAATACCGTATCATGTATTATACACTGAGATATTTAAATACCGTATCATGTATTATACACTGAGATATTTAAATACCGTATCATGTATTATACACTGAGATATTTAAATACCTTATCATGTATTATACACTGAGATATTTAAATACCTTATCATGTATTATACACTGTGATATTTAAATACCTTAACATGTATTATACCCTGTGATATTTAAATACCTTATCATGTATTATACACTGAGATATTTAAATACCTTATCATGTATTATACACTGTGATATTTAAATACCTTATCATGTATTATACCCTGTGATATTTAAATACCTTATCATGTATTATACACTGAGATATTTAAATACCTTATCAGGTATTATACCCTGTGATATTTAAATACCTTATCATGTATTATACACTGAGATATTTAAATACCTTATCATGTATTATACTCTGAGATATTTAAATACCTTATCATGTAAGTCCTGAATTATACCCTGTGATATTTAAATACCTTATCATGTATTATACACTGAGATATTTAAATACCTTATCATGTATTATACACTGTGATATTTAAATACCTGATCATGTAAGTCCTGAATTATACACTGTGATATTTAAATACCTTATCATGTATTATACACTGAGATATTTAAATACCTTATCATGTATTATACACTGTGATATTTAAATACCTTAAATACCTTATCATGTATTATACACTGAGATATTTAAACACCTTATCAGGTATTATACCATGTGATATTTAAATACCTTATCATGTATTATACACTGAGATATTTAAATACCTTATCATGTATTATACACTGAGATATTTAAATACCTTATCATGTAAGTCCTGTATAATACACTGTGATATTTAAATACCTTATCATGTAAGTCCTGTATTATACACTGTGATATTTACACTTAATACCTTATCATGTATTTTtatatagctctataacagtgttagatATTTAAATAGCCTCATCATGTAAGCTCCTAACAGTGTTATACACTGTGATATTTAAATACCTTATCATGTAAGTCCTGAATTATACACTGTGATATTTaaatagctctataacagtgttatgtacaCTGAGATATTTAAATAGCCTTATCCCTATGCATTATACACTGTGCCCTATATTTAAATACAGTGTTTTATATAGCTTATAACATTTAAGTCCTGACAGTGTTTTATACACTGTGTTATATTTCAGTGTTTTATACTCTATCATTTAAGCTctatgacagtgttatgtagccctacacAGTGTGATATTTAAATTTACACTTATCACTGTGTCATTATGCACTGAGATATTTAAATACCTTAAATCAAATGTAAATGTCCTGTATTATACACTGTGATATTTAAATACCTGATCATGTAAGTCCTGTATTATACACTGAGATATTTAAATACCTTATCATGTAAGTCCTGTATAATACACTGTGATATTTAAATACCTGATCATGTAAGTCCTGTATTATACACTGAGATATTTAAATACCTTATCATGTATTATACACTGAGATATTTAAATACCTTATCATGTATTATACCCTGTGATATTTAAATACCTTATCATGTATTATACACTGAGATATTTAAATACCTTATCAGGTATTATACCCTGTGATATTTAAATACCTTATCAGGTATTATACCCTGTGATATTTAAATACCTTATCATGTATTATACACTGAGATATTTAAATACCTTATCATGTATTATACACTGTGATATTTAAATACCTGATCATGTAAGTCCTGAATTATACACTGTGATATTTAAATACCTTATCATGTAAGTCCTGTATAATACACTGTGATATTTAAATACCTGATCATGTAAGTCCTGTATTATACACTGAGATATTTAAATACCTTATCATGTATTATACACTGAGATATTTAAATACCGTATCATGTATTATACACTGTGATATTTAAATACCTTAACATGTATTATACCCTGTGATATTTAAATACCTTATCATGTATTATACACTGAGATATTTAAATACCTTATCATGTATTATACACTGTGATATTTAAATACCTTATCATGTATTATACCCTGTGATATTTAAATACCTTATCATGTATTATACACTGAGATATTTAAATACCTTATCAGGTATTATACCCTGTGATATTTAAATACCTTATCATGTATTATACACTGAGATATTTAAATACCTTATCATGTATTATACTCTGAGATATTTAAATACCTTATCATGTAAGTCCTGAATTATACCCTGTGATATTTAAATACCTTATCATGTATTATACACTGAGATATTTAAATACCTTATCATGTATTATACACTGTGATATTTAAATACCTGATCATGTAAGTCCTGAATTATACACTGTGATATTTAAATACCTTATCATGTATTATACACTGAGATATTTAAATACCTTATCATGTATTATACACTGTGATATTTAAATACCTTAAATACCTTATCATGTATTATACACTGAGATATTTAAATACCTTATCAGGTATTATACCATGTGATATTTAAATACCTTATCATGTATTATACACTGAGATATTTAAATACCTTATCATGTATTATACCCTGAGATATTTAAATACCTTATCATGTAAGTCCTGTATAATACACTGTGATATTTAAATACCTTATCATGTAAGTCCTGTATTATACACTGTGATATTTAAATACCTTATCATGTAAGTCCTTTTTTATACACTGTGATATTTAAATACCTTATCATGTAAGTGTTTtatatagctctataacagtgttatgtagccctatgacagtgttatgtagccctatgacagtgttttatatagctccataacagtgttatgtagccctatggcagtgttatgtagccctatggcagtgttatgtagccctatgacagtgttttatatagctccataacagtgttatgtagccctatggCAGTGTTGTGTAGAGCtacgacagtgttatatagctctataacagtgttatgtagctctatgaCGGTGTTGTGTAGCCCTATGgcagtgttatatagctctataacagtgttatgtagccctatgacagtgttatgtagctctatgacagtgttatgtagccctatgacagtgttatgtagccctatgaCAGTGTTTTATACTAAACAACACAGGACTGTGAAACCAATCAACAAAACCAACagatagctctataacagtgttatgtagctctatgacagtgttttatatagctctataacagtgttatatagctctatGACAGTGTTTTATATAGCTCTATAATAGTGTTGTATAGCTctatgacagtgttatgtagccctatgacagtgttatatagctctatAACATCTAaatcttaaaagatttagatgcactactgttccactggatgtcataaggtgaatgcaccaatttgtaagtcgctctggataagagcgtctgctaaatatataaaggaaatgtaaatgttttatacACTGTGAACAGTATTTAAATACCTTATCATGTAAGTCCTGTAAATTATACACTGTGATATTTAAATACCTTATCATGTAAGTCCTGTATAAATACACTGAGATATTTAAATAACTTATAAATATTATACCCTGTGATATTTAAATATCATGTAAGTCCtgtataatatagatataaatatTATGTGTACACTAATTTAAATAAATCATGTATTATACACTGAGATATTTAAATAACTTATCAATATTATACAGGACTGTGATATTTAAATACCTTATCATGTAAGTCCTGAATTATACACTGTGATATTTAAATACCTTATAACATATAAATAAGTCCTGTATAATACACTGTGATATTTAAATACCTGATCATGTAAGTCCTGTATTATACACTGAGATATTTAAATACCTTATCAGGTATTATACACTGTGATATTTAAATACCTTATCATGTAAGTCCTGTATTATACACTGTGATATTTAAATACCTTATCATGTAAGTCCTGTATTATACACTGTGATATTTAAATACCTTATCATGTAAGTCCTGTATAATACACTGTGAGCAGGAAAGAGATGTAATGACACTGTTTATATGAAACATTTTCACAGAAATTCTCTTCCCTTTTTAAGAGCATCTTTCGTCATTAAATGTCAATTAATAAATAACTACCAGAcccaaatgtaaatgttttaaaatacaataaatatatgacaggactgtgtaacagctaactatataaatatatgacaggactgtgtaacagctaactatataaatatatgacaggactgtgtaacagttaactatataaatatatgacaggactgtgtaacagctaactatataaatatatgacaggactgtgtaacagttaactatataacaggactgtgtatataaaaatatatgacaggactgtgtaacagctaactatataaatatatgacaggactgtgtaacagttaactatataaatatatgacaggactgtgtaacagttaactatataaatatatgacaggactgacaggactgtgtaacagctaactatataaatatatgacaggactgtgtaacagttaactatataaatatatgacaggactgtgtaacagttaactatataaatatatgacaggactgtgtaacagctaactatataaatatatgacaggactgtgtaacagttaactatataaatatatgacaggactgtgtaacagctaactatataaatatatgactgtgtaacaggacaggactgtgtaacagctaactatataaatatatgacaggactgtgtaacaggactgtgtaacagctaacaggactgtgtaacagctaactatataaatatatgacaggactgtgtaacagttaactatataaatatatgacaggactgtgtaacagctaactaactatataaatatatgacaggactatgacaggactgtgtaacagttaactatataaatatatgacaggactgtgtaacagttaactatataaatatatgacaggactgtgtaacagttaactatataaatatatgaatatatatatgaATTTAAAGAAGTGTATGTTTAGTTAGACTGGTCTTGCTTTTAGTGATGCATTTCACAGAAAATATATTCATGGATGATAATTTTCAAAGGTTAAtttgtgagtgtttgtgtttgtaaCAGTCTTTGCAGATGACGAGCGGTCTACTCAGTGTTGCAGTAGGAGTTGTGTTTGCTGCCACTCGGGATGCGAGCCAGTCCCTTTTAACCACGTTCAGAGTCGCGCCCTTCACTGGACTACTAGTGAGTAGCGGCAGCATGGTCTTTTAATCAGTACATCTTATTTGTTTAAACGTCCAGGATGACTTTGGAAATAGTGAAAGTCTTCTGATGAAGGTTTTCCAGAGTACTACTCTGGGGTCAGATTCACAACTTGTTGGAAGCATTCAATAGCATTGACTGTAATTTAAGGGTGAATATGTTTTACACTAAATTCTGAATGTCATATTCTCATTTAAGTGTATAAGATACTGATCATGTAACTATCACTAAATTATCATTTAAGTAATTAAGTCAAATCAATTAGTAAAAAAACTGTTCAGCCAAATTTCTGTTCATTAAGCAATAGTAAAATATTGATTAACACACTTATAAAACCTATTGATAATTGCTGTCAATGTGAGGGCCATTAAATGTgatccttctcttctctctcctcagttcTTCATCGCTGGGTTGTTATCCAACCTGTTGTTCAAATTCCCCAGACTATTACCTGTGAGTCAATAGTTTACCTGTGAGTCAATAGTTTTACCTGTGAGTCAATAGTTTACCTGTGAGTCAATAGTTTTACCTGTGAGTCAATAGTTTTACCTGTGAGTCAATAGTTTTACCTGTGAGTCAATAGTTTTACCTGTGAGTCAATAGTTTACCTGTGAGTCAATAGTTTTACCTGTGAGTCAATAGTTTACCTGTGAGTCAATAGTTTTACCTGTGAGTCAATAGTTTTACCTGTGAGTCAATAGTTTTACCTGTGAGTCAAATGCAGAAATACCCAGCGGGCAAAGCAGGTTGAAGTACAACCAGATTAACGTCATAATCGCCTGCATGGGAACCAGTTTTGCCCCCTGGGTAGATTAGATTAAGATAGATTAGTTTAGAAAACCTTTACACAATAAAATGTACATTGGGATACAGACAAAATTACAAATTAAAAAACAACAGATCAGCAAGGAGTTAAATGTTTTAATTGATTAAAGATTAAAACATTTGTTAATACATTGACTGTTCTGATATTCATGTTTAAATTAGACTATATTTACTACAAACCTTGATTGAATCCTTGGCTTTGAAGAGTTTTAtttcatgttaacacacagtagcTGATAGTAGAAGATCCATGTAACGCTCTGCCTTATGAACCGGTAGGTCTGCCTGTGTGTCAACATTGGCAGCATGGTCGTA is part of the Oncorhynchus nerka isolate Pitt River unplaced genomic scaffold, Oner_Uvic_2.0 unplaced_scaffold_1438, whole genome shotgun sequence genome and harbors:
- the LOC115127745 gene encoding LOW QUALITY PROTEIN: membrane-spanning 4-domains subfamily A member 4D (The sequence of the model RefSeq protein was modified relative to this genomic sequence to represent the inferred CDS: inserted 1 base in 1 codon), with the translated sequence MKYTFQSDECMVITIPLGSLRDAQEGQLMPENFHCVFKDVYKVFLKGQPKALGAAQLIAGVLVLILGLLFVQQSPLVLIYTMPSVLFVAAGMLTYAAGHSPSMCVTKLSFSLNIVSCFWTVAAVVLCTVPXLSWFHRDHQEVFSGIKWMIVVLLVIELVVAMVAIYWESKAVCRQHFNILPMVTLKQEV
- the si:ch211-269k10.4 gene encoding uncharacterized protein si:ch211-269k10.4 translates to MACADIPMDILGPESEEQEYEEAGDQRGEALIKYYQATELMPAPKGPLHDLLLKQPAVLGSLQMTSGLLSVAVGVVFAATRDASQSLLTTFRVAPFTGLLFFIAGLLSNLLFKFPRLLPVCLCVNIGSMVVAVVGGVLICVDLAMDMSTWNPNVQHHIKLEVLMLCVLVMEVTLSAVLSFWIRGAKRSHSL